Proteins encoded in a region of the Saccharothrix ecbatanensis genome:
- a CDS encoding family 43 glycosylhydrolase, with the protein MIPSIDNTRGTPGRRLAGLLAALLLTIATASTVGIAARAESAAAAATFTNPLNSSGPDPYMTYYKGYYYLMTTPWKGPLTMRKAPTIAALKSAAPVPVFDDFPEDRCCSVWAPEFHLVDGPNGPRWYIYYSAGPGSVQGQRVHVAESAGTDPTGPYTYKGMVFGTNDWWGIDGSVLTIDGKLYFTWSGVPTPLWADSDPHTYIVAMSNPWTVTGPRTAISAPTYDWEKQGAPMNEGPVVLQRDGKTFIVYSASACQGPDYKLGMLTYNGGNVLDAASWTKNPTPVFQRNDANSVYGPGHNGFFTSPDGAETWIVYHANTSSTQSCGGTRTTRIQKIDWKADGTPDFGVPVANGTALAVPSGEPVVTYQQVVNRNSDKVLDVQTPNTHDHARVGQWTSNGRAWQQWRFVDAGDGYVRIESLNSGKCLDVVSGSRADGANIIQYRCTAGANQQFRLVASGSDFTIKARHSGKCLAIAGSSTADGALLEQRTCGTADNFLWSRA; encoded by the coding sequence GTGATCCCCAGCATCGACAACACACGCGGCACACCTGGCCGGCGGCTGGCAGGGCTGCTCGCAGCCCTGTTGCTCACGATCGCGACCGCGAGCACCGTGGGAATCGCGGCGCGGGCCGAATCGGCGGCCGCTGCCGCCACGTTCACCAACCCCTTGAACAGTTCGGGTCCGGATCCGTACATGACCTACTACAAGGGTTACTACTACCTGATGACGACGCCGTGGAAGGGGCCGCTGACGATGCGCAAGGCCCCCACGATCGCCGCGCTCAAGTCGGCGGCGCCGGTCCCGGTGTTCGACGACTTCCCCGAAGATCGCTGCTGCTCGGTGTGGGCGCCGGAGTTCCACCTGGTCGACGGACCCAACGGACCACGTTGGTACATCTACTACTCCGCCGGTCCGGGCTCCGTCCAGGGCCAGCGCGTGCACGTCGCCGAAAGCGCGGGCACCGACCCCACCGGTCCGTACACGTACAAGGGCATGGTGTTCGGGACCAACGACTGGTGGGGCATCGACGGCAGCGTGCTCACCATCGACGGCAAGCTGTACTTCACCTGGTCCGGGGTGCCGACGCCGCTGTGGGCCGACAGCGATCCCCACACCTACATCGTGGCCATGAGCAACCCGTGGACCGTCACCGGCCCGCGCACCGCCATCTCCGCACCCACCTATGACTGGGAGAAGCAGGGCGCACCGATGAACGAAGGCCCGGTCGTGCTGCAACGCGACGGCAAGACGTTCATCGTCTACTCCGCCAGCGCCTGCCAGGGCCCCGACTACAAGCTGGGCATGCTCACCTACAACGGCGGCAACGTGCTCGACGCGGCGTCCTGGACCAAGAACCCGACGCCTGTGTTCCAGCGCAACGACGCCAACAGCGTCTACGGCCCCGGCCACAACGGCTTCTTCACCTCACCTGACGGCGCCGAGACCTGGATCGTCTACCACGCGAACACCTCGTCGACCCAGAGCTGCGGCGGCACCCGCACCACCCGCATCCAGAAGATCGACTGGAAGGCCGACGGCACACCGGACTTCGGCGTGCCGGTCGCGAACGGGACCGCGCTCGCCGTCCCGTCCGGTGAACCCGTGGTCACCTACCAGCAGGTCGTCAACCGCAACAGCGACAAGGTCCTCGACGTGCAGACGCCCAACACCCACGACCATGCGCGAGTCGGTCAGTGGACGTCCAACGGCAGGGCGTGGCAGCAGTGGCGGTTCGTCGACGCCGGTGACGGCTACGTCCGGATCGAAAGCCTCAACAGCGGCAAGTGCCTCGACGTGGTCAGCGGGTCCAGGGCAGACGGCGCCAACATCATCCAGTACCGGTGCACCGCCGGGGCCAACCAGCAGTTCCGCCTGGTCGCGAGCGGCAGCGACTTCACGATCAAGGCACGTCACAGCGGCAAGTGCCTCGCCATCGCCGGCTCGTCCACCGCTGACGGCGCGCTGCTGGAGCAGCGCACCTGCGGCACCGCCGACAACTTCCTCTGGTCACGGGCGTAA
- a CDS encoding beta-L-arabinofuranosidase domain-containing protein, translated as MTTVASAMPTIGGPTALAQAAPVQSEIGVSAHPFELGQVRLTDSRWLDNQNRTLTYLRFVDVDRLLYNVRANHGLSTNDAAALGGWEAPDFEFRSHSLGHFPTAWAQAWAVLGDTECRDKANYLVAELAKCQANNEAAGFNTGYLSGFPESDLDTVETGKRKGVPYYCLHKTMAGLLDVWRYMGSTQARDVLLRLAGWVDWRTGRLTYTQMQATLRTEFGGMNAVLTDLYQQTDDDRWLTVAQRFDHAAVFDPLAAGEDRLDGLHANTQVPKWIGAAREYKATGTTRYRDIATNAWNITVSAHTYVIGGNSQAEHFRPPHAIAAYLNADAAEACNTYNMLKLTRELWQLDPNRAAYFDYYERALLNQLIGQQNPASAHGHVCYFTALNPGGRRGQVGPWAGGGSFSTDYGTFWCCQGTGIETNTKLMDSIYFHNDTTLTVNLFMPSVLNWSQRDITVTQTTTYPASDTTTVTVTGNAAGTRTMRVRIPEWTKGAAVSVNGAIQNIATTPGAYASLTPSWASGDIVTVRLPMRVIMRAANDDPGVSAITYGPVVLSGNYGDTKFNTLPTLDVASITRTSTSALTFTATANGSSVDLGPFYNAHHHNYTVYWRAAGQGAAATAGLKLVNAGSGLVLGVHEMSTANGAAAEQWNDTGTLDHSWSLVPDGATVRLRNVNSGKVLGIERMSTADNAPAQQWSDNGTNDHLWRLRYGANGYFRIQCANGGRVLGVNGASSAPGAQVVIWDDNGTGDHLWRFI; from the coding sequence GTGACCACAGTGGCATCTGCCATGCCCACCATCGGCGGACCCACCGCCCTGGCCCAGGCCGCGCCTGTCCAAAGCGAGATCGGCGTGTCGGCCCACCCCTTCGAACTCGGGCAGGTCCGCCTGACCGACAGCCGCTGGCTGGACAACCAGAACCGCACACTCACCTATCTGCGGTTCGTGGACGTGGACCGGCTGCTCTACAACGTCCGTGCCAACCACGGGTTGTCCACCAACGACGCGGCGGCGCTCGGCGGGTGGGAGGCGCCCGACTTCGAATTCCGCAGCCACAGCCTCGGGCACTTCCCCACCGCATGGGCGCAGGCGTGGGCGGTGCTGGGTGACACGGAGTGCCGCGACAAGGCCAACTACCTGGTCGCTGAGCTGGCGAAATGCCAGGCGAACAACGAGGCAGCGGGGTTCAACACCGGCTACCTGTCCGGTTTCCCCGAGTCGGACCTCGACACCGTCGAGACGGGCAAGCGCAAGGGTGTGCCGTACTACTGCCTGCACAAGACCATGGCGGGGTTGCTGGACGTGTGGCGCTACATGGGCAGCACGCAGGCACGTGACGTGCTGCTGCGGTTGGCCGGTTGGGTGGACTGGCGCACCGGCCGGTTGACCTACACCCAGATGCAGGCGACGCTGCGCACCGAGTTCGGCGGCATGAACGCGGTACTGACCGACCTCTACCAGCAGACCGACGACGACCGCTGGCTCACGGTGGCGCAGCGGTTCGACCACGCCGCCGTCTTCGACCCGCTCGCTGCTGGTGAGGACCGGCTCGACGGGCTGCACGCCAACACCCAGGTGCCCAAGTGGATCGGCGCGGCCCGCGAGTACAAGGCCACCGGTACCACCCGCTACCGCGACATCGCCACCAACGCGTGGAACATCACCGTGTCCGCGCACACCTACGTCATCGGCGGCAACAGCCAGGCCGAGCACTTCCGCCCGCCGCACGCCATCGCCGCGTACCTCAACGCGGACGCGGCCGAGGCGTGCAACACCTACAACATGCTCAAGCTGACCCGCGAGCTGTGGCAGCTCGACCCGAACCGGGCGGCCTACTTCGACTACTACGAACGGGCCTTGCTCAACCAACTCATCGGTCAGCAGAACCCCGCCTCCGCCCACGGCCACGTCTGCTACTTCACCGCGCTCAACCCGGGCGGTCGGCGCGGGCAGGTCGGGCCGTGGGCCGGCGGCGGCAGCTTCAGCACCGACTACGGCACCTTCTGGTGCTGCCAGGGCACCGGTATCGAGACCAACACCAAGCTGATGGACTCGATCTACTTCCACAACGACACCACCCTGACGGTGAACCTGTTCATGCCGTCGGTGCTGAACTGGTCGCAACGTGACATCACGGTCACCCAGACCACCACCTACCCGGCGAGCGACACCACCACCGTCACCGTCACCGGCAACGCGGCCGGCACGCGGACCATGCGCGTCCGCATCCCGGAGTGGACCAAGGGGGCGGCCGTCAGCGTCAACGGAGCCATCCAGAACATCGCCACGACCCCCGGCGCCTACGCCTCCCTCACCCCGTCCTGGGCATCCGGGGACATCGTCACCGTCCGGCTGCCCATGCGCGTGATCATGCGGGCGGCCAACGACGATCCCGGCGTCTCCGCGATCACTTACGGCCCCGTGGTGCTGTCGGGCAACTACGGCGACACCAAGTTCAACACCCTCCCCACCCTCGACGTCGCCTCGATCACCCGCACCAGCACGTCCGCACTGACCTTCACCGCGACCGCGAACGGCTCGTCGGTCGACCTCGGGCCGTTCTACAACGCCCACCACCACAACTACACGGTCTACTGGCGCGCCGCAGGTCAGGGAGCCGCGGCGACCGCCGGCCTCAAGTTGGTCAACGCCGGCAGCGGACTGGTCCTCGGTGTGCACGAGATGTCCACCGCCAACGGAGCTGCCGCCGAGCAGTGGAACGACACCGGCACCCTGGACCACAGCTGGTCGCTGGTCCCCGACGGCGCCACCGTGCGGCTGCGCAACGTCAACAGCGGCAAGGTCCTCGGCATCGAGAGAATGTCCACCGCCGACAACGCCCCGGCGCAACAGTGGTCCGACAACGGCACCAACGACCACCTCTGGCGGCTCCGCTACGGGGCGAACGGCTACTTCCGCATCCAGTGCGCCAACGGCGGCCGCGTCCTCGGCGTCAACGGCGCCTCCTCGGCGCCCGGCGCACAGGTCGTCATCTGGGACGACAACGGCACCGGCGACCACCTCTGGCGCTTCATCTAG
- a CDS encoding family 43 glycosylhydrolase, whose product MTRRTSAVALAVLVAASTFTLPVPSASAATMPTGAQSLESVNFPGRFVRHLDNLGRLDPVTSGSPDQVKSDATFTVVNGLASPSCHSFQAANGLFLRHRDYRVHLEANAGTAQFRADATFCAVPGSVSGSVSLASFNFPDRRLRHRNYELWIDPYRNTAQFRADSSFRLTAPWTPKTTKGPVIPGLFADPHITNFNGRYYLYPTTDGYASWASPYYKAFSSTDLVNWTDHGVILDHGPDVSWADNSAWAPAVIAKNGRYYLYFSAGAASGNTGKHLGVAVSDSPTGPFRDALGEPLIRAGTYSGQAIDPMVFTDDDGQSYLYWGNGTAYVVPLNADMTSFDPAKVRNITPTDYREASFVFKRNGTYYFMWSENDTRDEDYQVAYATGTSPLGPWTKRGVVLQKRLELGIKGTGHHSVVKAPNSDTWHVAYHRFAVPAGNGTNRETTVDRMTFNADGTIAPIVPTL is encoded by the coding sequence ATGACCCGACGAACCAGCGCGGTCGCCCTGGCCGTCCTCGTCGCCGCCTCGACCTTCACCCTGCCGGTCCCGTCGGCATCAGCCGCCACGATGCCCACGGGGGCGCAGTCGCTCGAATCGGTCAACTTCCCCGGTCGGTTCGTCCGGCACCTGGACAACCTCGGCCGGCTCGACCCGGTGACGTCCGGCAGCCCCGACCAGGTGAAGTCCGACGCCACGTTCACCGTCGTCAACGGGCTGGCCTCGCCGTCGTGCCACTCCTTCCAGGCGGCCAACGGGCTATTCCTGCGCCACCGGGACTACCGGGTGCACCTGGAAGCGAACGCGGGCACGGCGCAGTTCCGCGCGGACGCGACGTTCTGCGCCGTTCCCGGGTCGGTGTCCGGCTCGGTGTCGTTGGCCTCGTTCAACTTCCCGGACCGGCGGCTGCGGCACCGCAACTACGAGCTGTGGATCGACCCGTACCGGAACACGGCGCAGTTCCGTGCCGACAGCTCGTTCCGGCTCACCGCGCCGTGGACGCCGAAGACCACCAAGGGGCCGGTGATCCCGGGCCTGTTCGCCGACCCGCACATCACGAACTTCAACGGCCGCTACTACCTCTACCCGACCACCGATGGCTACGCGAGCTGGGCGTCGCCGTACTACAAGGCGTTCTCCTCCACCGATCTGGTGAACTGGACCGACCACGGCGTGATCCTCGACCACGGACCGGACGTGTCGTGGGCCGACAACTCCGCCTGGGCGCCCGCCGTGATCGCCAAGAACGGCCGCTACTACCTGTACTTCAGCGCCGGCGCGGCCTCCGGCAACACGGGCAAGCACCTCGGCGTCGCCGTGTCCGACTCCCCCACCGGTCCGTTCCGCGACGCCCTCGGTGAACCGCTGATCCGCGCCGGCACGTACTCCGGACAGGCCATCGACCCGATGGTGTTCACCGACGACGACGGCCAGTCCTACCTGTACTGGGGCAACGGCACGGCGTACGTCGTCCCCCTCAACGCCGACATGACCTCCTTCGACCCGGCCAAGGTCCGCAACATCACGCCCACCGACTACCGCGAGGCGTCGTTCGTGTTCAAGCGCAACGGCACCTACTACTTCATGTGGTCGGAGAACGACACCCGCGACGAGGACTACCAGGTCGCCTACGCCACCGGCACCTCACCGCTCGGCCCGTGGACCAAGCGAGGCGTGGTCCTGCAGAAGCGGCTCGAACTGGGCATCAAGGGCACCGGCCACCACTCGGTGGTCAAGGCGCCGAACAGCGACACCTGGCACGTCGCCTACCACCGATTCGCCGTGCCGGCCGGCAACGGCACCAACCGCGAGACCACCGTCGACCGCATGACGTTCAACGCCGACGGCACCATCGCCCCGATCGTCCCCACCCTCTGA